From a region of the Myroides sp. JBRI-B21084 genome:
- a CDS encoding ATP-dependent Clp protease ATP-binding subunit, producing the protein MDDNFSPRVKEVITFSRDEALRLGHDYIGTEHIMLGILRESQGEAITILQNLSIDLEFLRNRFEALIPENPNKIINNEKKNIHLTKQAENALKRAFLEKKLYKTDVINTGHILMSILRNTEDPSTILLNRCKVDYENAKEEFVSLLSNSESLNEQPRNSAFDDDERGDSMSDGFNNPSAQNKSGKKSKTPVLDNFGRDLTELAEQGKLDPVVGREKEIERVSQILSRRKKNNPLLIGEPGVGKSAIAEGLALRIIQKKVSRILFNKRVVTLDLASLVAGTKYRGQFEERMKAVMNELEKNDDIILFIDEIHTIVGAGGATGSLDASNMFKPALARGEIQCVGATTLDEYRQYIEKDGALERRFQKVIVEPTTEEETITILNNIKPKYEDHHNVIYTPEAIEACVKLTSRYMSDRFLPDKAIDALDEAGSRVHITNIEVPDDILNLEKELEEVRDKKSDAVKRQKYEEAAALRDDEKRIEKDLAVAQERWEEDSKNNKITVTEEHVADVVSMMTGIPVNKIAQAESKKLAKLPDAIKGKVIGQDEAVAKIAKSIQRNRAGLKDPNKPIGSFIFLGQTGVGKTQLAKVIAKEIFDSEDALIRIDMSEYMEKFAISRLVGAPPGYVGYEEGGQLTEKVRRKPYAVVLLDEVEKAHPDVFNMLLQVLDDGHLTDSLGRKIDFRNTIIIMTSNIGARQLKDFGTGVGFGTKSKQDQQDDLSKSVIENALKKAFAPEFLNRIDDVVVFNALEKEHIHKIINIEIEKLYQRVSNLGYHLELTPNALDFIADKGFDKQYGARPLKRAIQKYVEDLLAEEIINGNIHENDVLLMDKVANEDQLKVTIKDANSSLKS; encoded by the coding sequence ATGGACGACAATTTTTCACCAAGAGTAAAGGAAGTAATTACCTTTAGTAGAGATGAAGCTTTACGTTTAGGGCACGATTATATTGGTACAGAGCATATCATGCTAGGCATTTTGCGCGAAAGCCAAGGCGAAGCAATTACGATATTACAAAACTTATCAATTGATTTAGAATTTCTTAGAAATCGATTTGAAGCATTGATTCCTGAAAACCCTAATAAAATTATAAACAACGAAAAAAAGAATATTCATCTTACAAAACAAGCCGAAAACGCTTTAAAACGTGCTTTTTTGGAAAAGAAACTTTATAAAACCGATGTGATTAATACCGGTCATATTCTTATGTCGATACTTAGAAATACCGAAGATCCATCAACTATTCTTTTAAATCGTTGCAAAGTTGATTACGAAAACGCAAAAGAAGAATTTGTTAGTTTGTTATCAAACTCAGAATCGTTAAATGAGCAACCTAGAAACAGTGCGTTCGATGATGACGAAAGAGGTGACAGTATGTCAGACGGATTTAATAATCCATCTGCGCAAAACAAATCTGGAAAAAAATCTAAGACTCCTGTTTTAGATAATTTTGGTCGCGATTTAACCGAATTAGCAGAGCAAGGAAAACTAGATCCCGTTGTGGGTCGTGAAAAAGAAATAGAACGCGTTTCGCAAATTTTATCGCGCCGTAAAAAAAATAACCCTTTATTAATTGGTGAACCAGGTGTTGGTAAATCGGCCATTGCCGAAGGTTTGGCGTTACGCATCATTCAAAAGAAAGTATCGCGCATTTTGTTTAACAAACGTGTGGTAACTTTAGATTTGGCAAGCTTGGTTGCAGGTACAAAATACCGCGGACAGTTTGAAGAACGTATGAAAGCAGTTATGAATGAATTAGAAAAGAATGATGACATTATTCTTTTTATTGATGAAATTCATACAATTGTGGGTGCAGGTGGCGCAACTGGTTCATTAGATGCATCAAACATGTTTAAACCAGCGTTGGCACGTGGTGAAATTCAATGCGTAGGTGCAACAACTTTAGATGAATACCGTCAATACATCGAAAAAGATGGTGCATTAGAGCGTCGTTTTCAAAAAGTAATAGTAGAGCCAACTACCGAAGAAGAAACAATTACCATTTTAAACAACATTAAACCTAAATACGAAGACCACCACAATGTAATTTACACGCCAGAAGCTATTGAAGCTTGTGTTAAATTAACAAGTAGATACATGAGCGATCGCTTTTTACCAGATAAAGCCATTGATGCTTTAGACGAAGCAGGTTCGCGTGTACATATTACAAACATTGAGGTGCCTGATGATATTTTAAATCTTGAAAAAGAATTAGAAGAAGTACGTGATAAAAAATCTGATGCTGTTAAACGTCAAAAATACGAAGAAGCAGCAGCTTTACGTGATGATGAAAAACGCATTGAAAAAGATTTAGCTGTTGCCCAAGAACGTTGGGAAGAAGATTCTAAAAATAACAAAATTACAGTAACAGAAGAACATGTTGCCGATGTTGTTTCTATGATGACAGGTATTCCAGTTAATAAAATTGCGCAAGCCGAAAGCAAAAAATTGGCTAAATTACCCGATGCTATTAAAGGAAAAGTGATTGGGCAAGACGAAGCTGTTGCTAAAATTGCAAAATCAATACAACGCAATAGAGCAGGTTTAAAGGATCCGAACAAACCAATTGGTTCATTTATTTTCTTAGGGCAAACGGGTGTTGGTAAAACACAATTAGCAAAAGTTATTGCTAAAGAAATTTTTGATTCTGAAGACGCACTGATTCGTATTGACATGAGCGAGTATATGGAAAAATTTGCCATTTCACGCTTAGTTGGTGCACCTCCTGGGTATGTTGGTTATGAAGAAGGTGGACAATTAACCGAAAAAGTACGTAGAAAACCATACGCAGTAGTATTACTAGACGAGGTTGAAAAAGCTCACCCCGATGTATTTAATATGTTGCTTCAAGTTTTAGACGATGGACATTTAACCGATAGTTTGGGTAGAAAAATTGATTTTAGAAACACTATAATCATAATGACATCAAACATTGGTGCGCGTCAGCTAAAAGATTTTGGTACAGGTGTTGGTTTTGGAACCAAATCAAAACAAGATCAGCAAGATGACTTATCAAAATCGGTGATTGAAAACGCTTTAAAAAAGGCTTTTGCACCCGAATTTTTAAACAGAATTGATGATGTTGTTGTGTTTAACGCTTTAGAAAAAGAACACATTCATAAAATTATCAATATAGAAATTGAAAAATTATATCAACGTGTAAGTAATCTAGGCTATCATTTAGAGTTAACACCAAATGCTTTAGATTTTATTGCTGATAAAGGTTTTGATAAACAATACGGTGCTCGCCCATTAAAACGTGCCATTCAAAAATACGTTGAAGATTTATTAGCCGAAGAAATTATAAATGGCAATATACACGAAAACGACGTGCTTTTAATGGATAAAGTAGCAAACGAAGATCAATTAAAGGTTACTATAAAAGATGCCAATTCATCTTTAAAAAGTTAA
- a CDS encoding protein-L-isoaspartate(D-aspartate) O-methyltransferase, producing MKDTAKHQGLRNQLIKLLAEKGIYDQNVLMAMSTIPRHLFLESGFHDFAYQDTAFPIGAGQTISQPYTVAFQSQLLQVKPDDKILEIGTGSGYQTAVLCKMGAKVFTIERQNELYRKTSVLLPKLGYRPRVVSFGDGYKGLPKDAPFDGIIVTAGAPFIPQPLMAQLKIGGRLVIPVGDEKQIMTLLVRTSETHFEQHEFGDFKFVPMLEDKNR from the coding sequence GTGAAAGACACCGCAAAACATCAAGGATTACGCAATCAGTTAATTAAATTATTGGCCGAAAAAGGTATTTACGACCAAAACGTGCTTATGGCCATGAGTACCATTCCAAGACATTTGTTTTTAGAATCGGGTTTTCATGATTTTGCATATCAAGATACTGCTTTTCCAATTGGTGCGGGGCAAACTATTTCACAACCTTACACAGTGGCTTTTCAGTCACAATTATTGCAAGTGAAACCCGATGATAAAATTTTAGAAATTGGTACAGGATCGGGTTATCAAACGGCTGTTTTATGTAAAATGGGTGCAAAGGTTTTTACAATTGAACGCCAAAATGAATTGTACCGCAAAACATCGGTTTTATTGCCAAAATTAGGCTATCGCCCGCGTGTAGTTTCGTTTGGTGATGGATATAAAGGCTTGCCTAAAGATGCGCCGTTTGATGGTATTATTGTTACTGCGGGTGCACCTTTTATTCCGCAACCGTTAATGGCGCAACTTAAAATAGGGGGTAGGTTGGTGATACCCGTAGGTGATGAAAAACAAATTATGACACTTTTGGTACGTACTTCGGAAACGCACTTTGAACAACACGAATTTGGCGATTTTAAGTTTGTGCCGATGTTGGAGGATAAGAATAGATAA
- a CDS encoding 3-hydroxyacyl-CoA dehydrogenase family protein: MKNIAVIGAGTMGNGIAHTFAQKGFKVCLIDISDQAIERGMNTIVANLDRMLAKGSITEADKKATIENIITYTDVKDGVVNVDLVVEAATENINLKLNIFKELSEVCREDVILASNTSSISITQIAAVVKNPERVIGMHFMNPVPIMKLVEIIRGYNTSDDVTKKIMDLSVALGKTPTEVNDYPGFVANRILMPMINESIETLYNGVAGVSEIDTVMKLGMAHPMGPLQLADFIGLDVCLSILNVMYDGFKNPKYAPCPLLVNMVMAGKLGVKSGEGFYDYSESKKAEKVAKMFS, from the coding sequence ATGAAAAATATAGCTGTAATTGGTGCAGGAACAATGGGTAACGGAATTGCCCACACATTTGCACAAAAAGGATTTAAAGTTTGTTTAATTGATATTTCGGACCAAGCAATAGAACGTGGTATGAACACCATTGTGGCTAATTTAGACCGTATGCTTGCAAAAGGATCAATTACCGAAGCCGATAAAAAAGCTACTATTGAAAATATTATTACCTACACCGATGTTAAAGATGGTGTTGTAAATGTAGATTTAGTTGTTGAAGCTGCTACAGAAAACATCAATTTAAAATTAAACATCTTTAAAGAATTAAGTGAAGTTTGTCGTGAAGATGTCATTTTAGCATCAAACACTTCTTCAATTTCAATTACACAAATTGCAGCGGTTGTAAAAAATCCAGAACGTGTAATTGGTATGCACTTTATGAATCCGGTGCCAATTATGAAATTGGTCGAGATTATTCGTGGGTACAATACAAGCGATGACGTTACTAAAAAAATAATGGATTTATCTGTTGCTTTAGGAAAAACCCCAACTGAAGTTAATGATTATCCAGGCTTTGTTGCAAACCGTATTTTAATGCCAATGATTAACGAATCTATTGAAACATTATACAACGGTGTAGCTGGTGTAAGTGAAATTGATACCGTTATGAAATTAGGTATGGCACACCCAATGGGGCCATTACAATTAGCAGATTTTATTGGTTTAGACGTATGTTTATCAATATTAAACGTAATGTATGATGGCTTTAAAAACCCTAAATACGCACCATGCCCTTTATTGGTTAATATGGTTATGGCAGGTAAGTTAGGTGTAAAATCAGGAGAAGGTTTTTATGATTATTCAGAAAGCAAAAAAGCAGAAAAAGTTGCAAAAATGTTTTCTTAA
- a CDS encoding ATP-binding protein: MKLKDLSKQLGISLESLQNFIYDFNIDLGFCIDETFHITENFKNFTIKNSAFLKKYAEDHSKEKTIAEIAKTIGVSEQKVIDFFVSNGIPLEVAANIKTNISSYLIHIYLGGTYDFIDEAFPETDNYATKRLIGYTDLYFYLNDMLDPFINIDQSKTWGISKPAGIVLYGPPGSGKIFWAHQIAQMIGYEFVHVYKDYLAGNIKSTKNAFTHFIKTKIQQPKTMLFIDSFDELLSKNGEPNYFPENIDLINSILRQTQKDIHKELLIVGSAEILNLINDEVLAPGRFDMQIPIFPPNADERAQLIIYHLTQNLEEKSPLLAILKKHNALCKSFWEPIANQMRLFSNTMVIDFTQSLKKRLYALHRKDESKNIELTEKVLIASFNEAKAKLTTEYIKRCAIFLIEAKQNMGQDFPHRILEMEADLESFQAKKAPINKIGFKADDDKSQNLDNNPTDLAL, translated from the coding sequence ATGAAATTAAAAGATTTATCAAAACAATTAGGAATATCGTTAGAAAGTCTTCAAAACTTTATATACGATTTTAATATAGATTTAGGTTTTTGTATAGATGAAACCTTTCATATAACCGAAAATTTTAAAAATTTCACTATAAAAAACAGTGCATTTCTTAAAAAATATGCCGAAGATCATTCTAAAGAAAAAACAATTGCCGAAATTGCTAAAACCATTGGTGTAAGTGAACAAAAAGTAATTGATTTTTTTGTTTCAAACGGTATTCCCCTTGAAGTTGCGGCCAACATAAAAACAAATATTTCCAGTTATTTAATACATATTTATTTAGGTGGAACCTATGATTTTATTGATGAAGCCTTTCCTGAAACTGATAATTATGCAACCAAACGTTTAATTGGTTATACCGATTTGTATTTTTATTTGAACGATATGTTAGATCCGTTTATAAATATAGATCAATCTAAAACTTGGGGAATTTCAAAACCAGCAGGTATTGTTTTATACGGACCACCAGGAAGTGGTAAAATTTTCTGGGCGCACCAAATTGCACAAATGATTGGTTATGAATTTGTTCATGTGTATAAAGATTATTTGGCAGGTAACATAAAGTCTACAAAAAATGCTTTTACACATTTTATAAAAACAAAAATTCAGCAACCTAAAACCATGCTTTTTATTGATTCTTTTGATGAACTATTAAGTAAAAATGGCGAACCTAATTATTTTCCCGAAAATATCGATTTAATAAATTCAATACTTCGTCAAACACAAAAAGATATTCATAAAGAGTTATTAATAGTAGGTTCTGCCGAAATTTTAAACTTAATAAACGATGAAGTTTTAGCACCAGGTAGATTTGACATGCAAATACCTATCTTTCCACCGAATGCAGATGAACGTGCCCAGTTGATAATTTATCATTTAACTCAAAACTTAGAAGAAAAATCGCCTTTACTTGCCATTTTAAAAAAACACAATGCTTTATGTAAATCGTTTTGGGAACCAATTGCAAACCAAATGAGGTTGTTTTCAAACACTATGGTAATCGATTTTACCCAATCATTAAAAAAACGATTGTATGCTTTACATAGAAAAGACGAATCTAAAAATATCGAATTAACCGAAAAGGTTCTTATTGCATCTTTTAACGAAGCCAAAGCAAAATTAACAACAGAATATATTAAACGTTGTGCCATTTTTTTAATAGAAGCTAAACAAAACATGGGGCAAGATTTTCCACATCGCATTCTAGAAATGGAAGCCGATTTAGAATCGTTCCAAGCAAAAAAAGCACCAATTAATAAAATAGGTTTTAAAGCCGATGATGATAAATCGCAAAATTTAGACAATAATCCAACCGATTTAGCCTTATAA
- a CDS encoding Gfo/Idh/MocA family protein: MLKVGVLGAGHLGKIHLRLLNQSTKYELIGFYDPFKENAEKVAAEFGYKSFDTISALIAEVDVVDIVTPTLSHYDCAIEAIKAGKHIFLEKPISNTVAEAEHIIQLAKEYNVKGQVGHVERFNPAFMAVKNKIQNPMFIETHRLAEFNPRGTDVPVVLDLMIHDIDAILSVVKSPVKNIHATGTAVISDSPDIANARIEFENGCVANVTSSRISMKNMRKARFFQKDAYISVDYLDKICEVVKMKDAPEVPGDFDLILQNAEGAKKQIYFDNPSVASNNAILDELETFADAITNNTTPIVTLEDGTEALRIAHQIINCFDK; encoded by the coding sequence ATGTTAAAAGTTGGCGTATTAGGCGCAGGTCATTTAGGAAAAATCCATTTACGATTGTTAAATCAATCTACAAAATACGAATTGATTGGTTTTTACGATCCATTCAAAGAAAACGCTGAAAAAGTTGCAGCTGAGTTTGGTTATAAATCTTTTGATACAATTAGCGCTTTAATTGCTGAAGTTGATGTTGTTGATATTGTTACTCCTACTCTTTCGCATTACGATTGTGCAATAGAAGCCATAAAAGCAGGCAAACATATTTTTTTAGAAAAACCCATTTCTAATACAGTTGCCGAAGCCGAACACATTATTCAATTAGCAAAAGAATACAACGTAAAAGGTCAAGTTGGGCATGTAGAACGTTTTAACCCTGCTTTTATGGCGGTTAAAAACAAAATTCAAAACCCAATGTTTATAGAAACGCATCGTTTGGCCGAATTTAATCCTCGTGGAACCGATGTTCCTGTGGTATTAGATTTAATGATACATGATATAGATGCTATTTTAAGCGTTGTAAAATCGCCTGTAAAAAACATACATGCAACGGGAACTGCTGTAATTAGTGATTCGCCCGATATTGCCAATGCACGTATCGAGTTTGAAAACGGTTGTGTTGCCAATGTAACATCAAGCAGAATTTCAATGAAAAATATGCGTAAGGCTCGATTTTTTCAAAAAGACGCTTATATTTCTGTTGATTATTTAGATAAAATTTGTGAAGTGGTAAAAATGAAAGATGCACCTGAAGTTCCAGGAGATTTTGATTTAATTCTTCAAAATGCCGAAGGCGCTAAAAAACAAATTTATTTCGATAATCCATCGGTAGCTAGCAACAACGCTATTTTAGATGAGTTGGAAACATTTGCCGATGCCATAACTAACAACACCACTCCTATTGTAACATTAGAAGATGGTACCGAAGCATTAAGAATTGCACATCAAATCATTAATTGTTTCGATAAATAA
- the smpB gene encoding SsrA-binding protein SmpB, producing MQKNVNILNKRAKFEFEFIEKYTAGIVLAGTEIKSIRLGKASIADSFCEFQNGELFMINSHVEEYSFGTHYNHKAKSERKLLLNKKELKSLHKSVQNKGLTIVPLRLFTNEKGLAKVEIALAKGKKLYDKRETIKDRDNKIDLARLKKAY from the coding sequence ATGCAAAAAAATGTGAACATATTAAATAAACGTGCCAAATTTGAATTTGAGTTTATTGAAAAATATACTGCTGGAATAGTTTTGGCTGGAACCGAAATAAAATCAATTCGTTTGGGAAAAGCATCGATTGCCGATAGTTTTTGTGAGTTCCAAAACGGTGAATTATTTATGATTAATTCACATGTTGAAGAATATTCGTTTGGTACGCATTACAACCATAAAGCAAAAAGCGAACGCAAATTACTTTTAAACAAAAAAGAATTAAAATCGTTACATAAAAGCGTGCAAAACAAAGGTTTAACCATTGTACCTTTGCGCTTGTTTACCAACGAAAAAGGCTTGGCAAAGGTTGAAATTGCCTTAGCAAAAGGTAAAAAATTGTACGATAAACGCGAAACCATTAAAGATCGCGATAATAAAATTGATTTAGCCCGTTTAAAGAAAGCTTATTAG
- the sucC gene encoding ADP-forming succinate--CoA ligase subunit beta — translation MNLHEFQGKQILSSYGVRVQRGHVANTAEEAVTVAKQLTDETGTGWHVIKAQIHAGGRGKGGGVKLAKNLDQVKEIAGQIIGMDLITPQTPPTGKRVNKVLIAEDVYYPGESETSEFYMSVLLNRGSGKNMIMYSTEGGMDIEEVAEHTPHLIFTEEIDPAVGLQGFQARKIAFNLGLSGGAFKEMVKFVDALYKAYVGCDASMFEINPVLKTSDDKIIAVDAKVTLDDNALYRHADYAEMRDVTEERPIEVEAKAAGLNYVDLDGTVGCMVNGAGLAMATMDLIKYAGFEPANFLDVGGTADAKRVEIAFRIILKDPNVKAILINIFGGIVRCDRVAQGIVDAYKNMGDDIKVPIIVRLQGTNADLAKQIIDESGMPILSAIEFQEASDRVKEALS, via the coding sequence ATGAATTTACACGAATTTCAAGGTAAACAGATACTTTCTAGTTACGGTGTACGTGTTCAACGCGGTCATGTAGCTAACACAGCTGAAGAAGCAGTAACAGTAGCAAAACAGTTAACAGATGAAACAGGTACAGGCTGGCATGTTATTAAAGCACAAATTCATGCTGGTGGCCGTGGTAAAGGTGGTGGTGTAAAGTTAGCTAAAAACTTAGACCAAGTTAAAGAAATCGCAGGCCAAATTATTGGTATGGATTTAATTACTCCTCAAACTCCTCCAACAGGAAAAAGAGTAAATAAAGTTTTAATTGCTGAAGATGTATACTATCCTGGTGAAAGTGAAACTTCAGAATTTTATATGTCGGTTTTATTAAACCGTGGTTCAGGTAAAAACATGATTATGTATTCTACCGAAGGTGGTATGGATATTGAAGAAGTTGCTGAACACACGCCTCATTTAATTTTTACCGAAGAAATTGACCCAGCTGTAGGTTTACAAGGTTTCCAAGCTCGTAAAATTGCTTTTAACTTAGGTTTATCAGGTGGTGCTTTCAAAGAAATGGTAAAATTTGTTGATGCATTATACAAAGCTTATGTTGGTTGTGACGCATCTATGTTTGAAATTAACCCAGTTTTAAAAACTTCAGACGATAAAATTATTGCTGTTGATGCTAAAGTTACTTTAGACGATAACGCACTTTACCGTCATGCAGATTACGCTGAAATGCGCGATGTTACTGAAGAACGTCCTATTGAAGTTGAAGCTAAAGCAGCAGGTTTAAACTATGTTGATTTAGATGGTACTGTAGGTTGTATGGTAAACGGTGCTGGTTTAGCAATGGCTACTATGGATTTAATTAAGTATGCAGGTTTTGAACCAGCTAACTTTTTAGATGTAGGTGGTACTGCTGATGCTAAACGTGTTGAAATTGCTTTCCGTATTATTTTAAAAGATCCTAACGTAAAAGCTATTTTAATTAATATTTTTGGAGGAATTGTTCGTTGCGACCGTGTTGCACAAGGTATTGTAGATGCTTACAAAAACATGGGCGACGATATTAAAGTGCCAATTATTGTACGTTTACAAGGTACAAATGCCGATTTAGCTAAACAAATTATCGACGAATCTGGAATGCCAATTTTATCAGCTATCGAATTTCAAGAAGCATCAGATCGCGTTAAAGAAGCTTTATCTTAA